The following coding sequences are from one Penaeus monodon isolate SGIC_2016 chromosome 21, NSTDA_Pmon_1, whole genome shotgun sequence window:
- the LOC119586564 gene encoding uncharacterized protein LOC119586564: MEIHLSDVRYYQQEVRFGCCGDKVYETFKIDVSLMTWIQVCFGLDIVAGTLRFQSSEQEGVVKSLSRSPPGSVSAGGLLMLGQDQDTVGGSTEAIQSLHGYLQDLVILNRSLSDAEMKDFTVCSQWGGWTSVLVDFQNIQEAFSFGAVTSVVDLGYGDACVGLRVNVALFPEPRDYESTSFFCQALGGSVVLPKRQLESDYVTYLGKKYCEVARMWLGAEYQPGRDYVESGTNNTITYEAWDHEVSGMDDSIAVLYTRRPIGERNWGISTSDRKLCTTCGHTEPFALKVRGLCKETKFDKKFLIHSYSNRKPTFVGIVSSNLTWIAYNITQDLFAGYWRLFLTARPDIHAEMIMETRYSYPVGTHTWTVSNDICAGEVKKLKFTTCGAGMFTCDDGSCVNVMLRCDKKVDCADSSDEERCNPVLIPGGYDSAIPPPFVEDSFPADIVIEVDFRFIRTIKISDFSLLLDLRLSRRWKDGRLRFRNLRANMSYNVVEDLRQVWLPELTLAGADHLVADAKERKEVNFVDRQGKPLEDDDAELDEDQLYSGAQNDLIAVREYTLQLQCYYNLAHYPFDTQRCPLYIILAKYTSDLFVVRINKFGFSGNRRHHEYVVREIFVNNLTLDNYAAQRLELILRNQYIYYISAAYVPSCMLLVISYLTYYFDVEDFSNRVTVALTSLLVLATLFSELVGGLPKTSYLKFIDIWFLGCIIANFLMVMCLVIIDKRTKEGVEKGSKGQWVVSRVVPQGRVDGGGVKAQGCRGVSRAQLNAILKIAIPMVFGVFVILYCAFVMSALSG; the protein is encoded by the exons ATGGAAATTCATTTGTCAGATGTGCGGTATTACCAGCAAGAGGTCCGCTTCGGGTGTTGTGGCGACAAGGTGTACGAGACGTTCAAGATAGACGTATCCCTCATGACGTGGATCCAGGTGTGCTTCGGTCTGGACATTGTCGCCGGGACGTTGCGGTTTCAGAGCAGCGAGCAGGAGGGCGTCGTTAAGTCCCTCTCTCGAAGCCCGCCCGGGAGCGTCAGCGCCGGTGGTCTGCTGATGCTTGGTCAGGACCAGGACACGGTGGGAGGGTCGACGGAGGCCATCCAGAGTCTACACGGCTACCTTCAGGACCTTGTCATCCTCAACCGGTCTCTTTCCGACGCCGAGATGAAGGATTTCACGGTCTGCTCGCAGTGGGGCGGCTGGACCTCCGTGCTGGTCGACTTCCAGAACATTCAAGAAGCGTTTAGTTTCGGCGCCGTGACGAGCGTCGTGGATCTGGGCTACGGCGACGCGTGTGTCGGGCTGCGCGTCAACGTCGCGCTCTTCCCCGAGCCGCGCGACTATGAGTCCACCAGCTTCTTCTGCCAGGCGCTCGGGGGCTCGGTCGTCCTCCCCAAACGGCAGCTGGAAAGCGATTACGTTACTTACTTAGGGAAGAAGTACTGTGAAGTCGCCCGAATGTGGCTTGGCGCCGAGTATCAGCCCGGGCGGGATTACGTGGAGAGTGGCACGAACAACACCATCACGTACGAAGCGTGGGACCACGAGGTGAGCGGGATGGACGACAGCATCGCCGTCCTCTACACGAGGCGACCGATCGGCGAGAGGAACTGGGGGATATCTACGTCCGACAGGAAGCTCTGCACAACCTGCGGTCACACCGAGCCCTTCGCTCTCAAGGTGCGAGGGTTGTGCAAGGAGACGAAATTCGACAAGAAGTTCCTGATCCACAGCTACTCGAACCGCAAACCAACATTCGTGGGTATTGTGTCCTCGAACCTCACCTGGATCGCGTACAACATCACCCAGGACCTCTTCGCCGGGTACTGGAGGCTCTTCCTGACCGCCAGACCGGACATCCACGCCGAGATGATCATGGAGACACGGTATTCGTACCCAGTCGGCACACACACCTGGACCGTCAGCAACGACATATGCGCGGGCGAAGTCAAGAAACTCAAGTTCACCACGTGCGGCGCCGGCATGTTCACCTGCGACGACGGCTCCTGCGTCAACGTCATGCTCCGCTGCGACAAGAAGGTGGACTGCGCCGACAGCTCGGACGAGGAGCGGTGCAACCCGGTCCTCATCCCCGGCGGCTACGACAGCGCCATCCCGCCCCCTTTCGTCGAGGACTCCTTCCCGGCGGACATCGTGATCGAGGTGGACTTCCGCTTCATCCGGACCATCAAGATCTCCGACTTCAGCCTCCTGCTCGACCTCCGCCTCTCGCGGCGCTGGAAGGACGGGAGGCTCAGGTTCCGGAACCTCCGAGCCAACATGAGTTACAACGTGGTGGAAGACCTCCGTCAGGTGTGGCTGCCTGAGCTGACGCTGGCCGGCGCTGACCATCTGGTGGCTGacgcgaaggagaggaaggaggtgaactTCGTGGACAGGCAGGGCAAGCCGCTCGAGGACGACGATGCGGAGCTCGATGAAG ATCAGCTGTATAGTGGAGCTCAAAACGACCTGATCGCCGTTCGGGAATACACCCTTCAGCTCCAGTGTTACTACAACCTGGCTCACTATCCCTTCGACACCCAGCGCTGCCCTTTGTACATCATATTGGCCAAGTACACCTCTGATCTGTTCGTCGTCCGCATCAACAAGTTTGGCTTCAGCGGGAATCGGAGGCACCACGAGTACGTCGTTCGTGAAATCTTCGTGAACAACTTGACTCTGGATAACTACGCCGCTCAACGCCTTGAACTCATCTTACGCAACCAGTACATCTACTACATCAGCGCTGCCTACGTCCCCTCATGCATGTTGCTCGTCATCTCGTACCTAACTTATTACTTCGACGTCGAGGATTTCTCCAACCGGGTGACGGTGGCTCTGACTTCCCTCCTCGTCCTGGCCACGCTCTTCTCCGAGTTGGTCGGCGGCCTCCCGAAGACCTCATACTTGAAGTTCATCGATATTTGGTTCCTGGGCTGCATCATCGCCAACTTCCTTATGGTCATGTGCCTCGTTATCATCGACAAAAGGACGAAGGAGGGTGTAGAGAAGGGGTCCAAGGGCCAGTGGGTGGTCAGCAGGGTCGTGCCGCAAGGAAGGGTGGATGGTGGAGGGGTGAAGGCTCAAGGTTGCAGGGGCGTGAGTAGGGCTCAGCTGAACGCCATCTTGAAGATAGCTATCCCGATGGTTTTCGGCGTCTTCGTCATCTTGTACTGCGCTTTTGTCATGAGTGCTCTTAGTGGTTGA